One part of the Sarcophilus harrisii chromosome 5, mSarHar1.11, whole genome shotgun sequence genome encodes these proteins:
- the SNU13 gene encoding NHP2-like protein 1 — translation MKKRKRDLEGWAPSRGHPAGEGGDVEERTGGEGGGEEGGGGLKDSAVAPPSFPAASFPGAPNGAFSTSGILREAPEPRGLVLLPPSQRSSEEGVGGRIARMTEAEVNPKAYPLADAQLTKKLLDLVQQSCNYKQLRKGANEATKTLNRGISEFIVMAADAEPLEIILHLPLLCEDKNVPYVFVRSKQALGRACGVSRPVIACSVTIKEGSQLKPQIQSVQQSIERLLV, via the exons ATGAAAAAGCGGAAGCGGGATTTGGAGG GTTGGGCCCCCAGCCGGGGACATCCGGCCGGGGAGGGGGGTGATGTGGAGGAGCGGacgggaggggagggggggggagaggagggagggggcggGCTAAAGGACTCCGCGGTGGCTCCGCCCTCTTTCCCAGCAGCCTCATTCCCCGGTGCCCCGAACGGGGCCTTTTCTACTTCAGGCATCCTCCGTGAAGCTCCCGAGCCGAGAGGACTCGTCCTGCTGCCGCCATCCCAGCGCTCTTCCGAGGAGGGGGTCGGAGGCAGGATCGCCAGGATG ACTGAGGCTGAAGTGAACCCCAAAGCTTACCCACTGGCAGATGCCCAGCTCACCAAAAAGCTTCTGGACCTGGTACAGCAGTCCTGTAATTACAAGCAGCTCCGGAAGGGCGCCAATGAAG CCACCAAGACACTCAACAGAGGCATCTCCGAGTTCATCGTGATGGCTGCCGACGCCGAGCCCTTGGAGATCATCCTCCATCTCCCACTGTTGTGTGAAGACAAGAACGTCCCCTACGTGTTCGTGCGCTCCAAGCAGGCACTGGGGCGAGCTTGTGGCGTCTCCAGGCCGGTCATCGCCTGCTCCGTCACCATCAAAGAAGGCTCTCAGCTGAAGCCTCAGATTCAGTCCGTCCAGCAGTCGATTGAGAGACTCTTAGTCTAA
- the LOC100924326 gene encoding uncharacterized protein LOC100924326 — MLLPLLGICALFGRFWGKSWEPVQGLLTDGCGCGDPRCCGNLFILCLFLLWQIRQRFRNPKNPATKKKGLEVSLLRWAVPPWCRLAIPVPSPRLSICPCTQKRLEIHVQKLVHRQKWGPPQKLRESWAQFLLSQLPGHTGLEESGQPGACSPLFPSTCRCLEEYHKELHLLGGWQFAWGFCNIQAHLLCKVPLSQVLEGPGWMEQAQERKSLPAPLPVSGGIPLLSPPPAPKRTPGRSLLSIEGPCLPADRHGGAPKAQEPEKADQELVRIEGSLTGQTLQMEEELAVGKDALEATSQISCTGGESHPYQDASFPWGSALEDADSEASEQELEVARRASDTTPLTQPLLQMGKGLRPPGKEEDLQDIRKGLPERGPRTGSGTGQHQQRGQTGGIGPELGPQDPPLPGWQPESQTPTPPPVFVVASEDSDCAPTVSDTDSREVTSTHEVPPKRPTLKKSSRLLLESLMRRKIAHLKWGLPRRIQESEWLFQLMGPSSPSNTGMQSSSSGEDETSKEEGRAPAGEHNLGELATQSSSCAAGGNQAPSLPKAARGTPDPVLQPFIQFKERLKCQEKEAQKLPLPPRKRKGKNDPDGVDLRAFPISLDEVKGPKQSPSLWGLQDLCDEALSRAMLPVLMDCARKPSPQGAATRKQTGPGSKDPPISMAWEWRVSQEAAEEASSRSRESSSEPRPGPSNEAPRDFEKPGNLGPKAGIKAWSPSRMKKALNPKVFQDNQALPWAMVCHWSMPSASQSQNTSDSSGDTPQSHSSEAHLLPAEHRKRTFRSQGGRAAELGASSYSSGRAKGPFRSVALRLGTAFMNKMPWALRRASSATSVSNHSQCQEDPDPLRGAESAALSQTGLSEKSWSRDEGEGSDHRGLARGYTYLDLERDSQAPDQSSCDDGTGESSAQASQSDRVPPKSSWAKRLRYLLTRLSLHK, encoded by the exons ATGTTGCTGCCACTATTGGGCATCTGTGCACTGTTCGGGCGCTTTTGGGGCAAGTCGTGGGAGCCTGTGCAGGGCCTCCTGACGGATGGCTGTGGCTGCGGAGACCCCCGCTGCTGCGGCAACCTTTTCATCCTGTGCCTCTTCCTGCTCTGGCAAATCCGGCAGAGGTTCAGGAACCCCAAGAACCCGGCCACCAAGAAGAAAGGCCTCGAG GTGTCCCTGCTGAGGTGGGCAGTACCTCCCTGGTGCCGCTTAGCCATCCCTGTGCCATCTCCCAGACTCTCCATCTGCCCCTGTACTCAAAAGCGCCTGGAAATCCATGTCCAGAAGTTAGTGCACCGGCAAAAGTGGGGGCCCCCCCAGAAGCTCCGGGAATCTTGGGCCCAGTTCCTGCTGTCCCAGCTGCCAGGACACACGGGCCTTGAGGAGTCTGGTCAGCCTGGTGCCTGCTCCCCACTCTTCCCAAGCACCTGCAGGTGTCTGGAGGAATACCATAAGGAGCTCCATCTCCTGGGGGGCTGGCAGTTTGCCTGGGGCTTCTGCAACATCCAGGCTCATCTTCTCTGCAAAGTCCCCCTGTCCCAAGTTCTAGAGGGGCCAGGCTGGATGGAACAGGCCCAGGAGAGAAAGTCCCTCCCAGCACCACTCCCAGTCTCTGGGGGGATCCCCCTTCTAAGTCCCCCCCCAGCTCCCAAGAGGACACCTGGCCGCTCTCTGCTGTCTATTGAGGGGCCGTGCCTGCCTGCGGATCGGCACGGGGGAGCGCCGAAGGCCCAGGAGCCGGAGAAGGCGGACCAGGAGCTGGTCAGAATTGAAGGCTCCCTGACAGGCCAGACCTTGCAGATGGAGGAGGAGCTGGCGGTGGGGAAAGATGCTTTAGAGGCTACTTCTCAGATCAGCTGCACAGGAGGGGAGAGTCACCCATACCAAGACGCCAGCTTCCCATGGGGCTCTGCTTTGGAGGATGCTGACTCAGAGGCGTCAGAGCAGGAGCTGGAGGTCGCCAGGAGGGCTTCTGACACCACTCCTCTGACACAGCCCCTGCTCCAAATGGGGAAGGGACTCCGGCCCCCCGGAAAGGAGGAAGATCTTCAAGACATCCGCAAGGGCCTCCCTGAAAGGGGGCCCAGGACAGGGAGCGGCACTGGTCAGCACCAGCAGCGTGGCCAAACCGGGGGCATCGGCCCGGAGCTCGGTCCCCAGGATCCCCCTCTGCCGGGCTGGCAACCAGAAAGCCAGACGCCGACTCCTCCTCCCGTTTTTGTCGTTGCCTCAGAAGACAGTGACTGCGCCCCAACAGTCTCAGATACCGATTCCAGGGAGGTCACGTCTACTCACGAAGTGCCCCCAAAGCGGCCAACCCTAAAGAAGAGCTCCCGGCTCCTTCTGGAATCCCTCATGCGCCGGAAGATTGCCCACCTCAAGTGGGGTCTTCCCCGGAGGATCCAGGAGTCCGAGTGGCTATTTCAGCTGATGGGGCCCTCTTCGCCTTCCAATACCGGCATGCAAAGTTCCAGTTCCGGAGAAGATGAGACCagtaaggaagagggaagggcCCCGGCCGGGGAACACAACCTGGGAGAACTGGCGACCCAAAGCAGCAGCTGTGCGGCAGGGGGCAACCAGGCCCCGAGCCTTCCAAAGGCTGCCAGGGGAACCCCCGACCCCGTGCTGCAGCCGTTTATCCAATTCAAGGAGAGACTCAAGTGCCAAGAGAAAGAAGCCCAGAAGCTGCCCTTGCCAcccagaaagaggaaagggaaaaacgACCCAGATGGCGTAGACCTGAGGGCCTTTCCCATCAGCCTTGACGAAGTGAAGGGGCCCAAGCAGTCCCCGAGCCTCTGGGGGCTCCAAGACCTCTGCGACGAGGCTCTGTCTCGGGCCATGCTGCCGGTTCTCATGGACTGCGCCAGGAAGCCCAGCCCCCAGGGAGCCGCCACCAGGAAACAGACGGGACCCGGCTCCAAAGACCCCCCGATCTCCATGGCCTGGGAGTGGAGGGTCAGCCAGGAGGCAGCAGAGGAGGCGTCTTCCAGGAGCAGGGAGAGCAGCTCCGAGCCAAGGCCAGGCCCTTCCAATGAAGCCCCCAGAGACTTTGAGAAGCCGGGGAACTTGGGGCCCAAGGCCGGCATCAAAGCTTGGTCTCCCAGTCGCATGAAAAAGGCGCTGAACCCAAAGGTCTTCCAAGACAACCAAGCTCTGCCCTGGGCCATGGTGTGTCACTGGTCGATGCCTTCGGCCTCTCAGTCGCAGAACACGAGCGACTCTTCGGGGGACACCCCCCAGAGCCACAGCTCAGAGGCTCACCTGCTGCCGGCCGAACACCGAAAGAGGACCTTCCGATCTCAGGGAGGCAGGGCCGCCGAGCTCGGGGCTTCCTCCTACTCCTCGGGCAGGGCCAAAGGGCCCTTCCGGAGCGTGGCCCTGAGGCTGGGCACGGCCTTCATGAACAAGATGCCCTGGGCCCTGAGGCGGGCCAGCTCGGCCACTTCCGTCTCCAACCACAGCCAGTGCCAGGAGGACCCGGACCCCCTGAGGGGGGCCGAGAGCGCCGCCCTATCTCAGACCGGCCTCTCGGAGAAATCCTGGAGCAGAGACGAGGGCGAGGGCTCTGACCACAGAGGGCTTGCCAGGGGCTACACGTACCTGGACTTGGAGAGGGACTCCCAGGCCCCGGATCAGTCCTCCTGCGATGATGGGACCGGGGAGTCCTCGGCGCAGGCTTCCCAGAGCGACCGCGTCCCTCCCAAGTCCAGCTGGGCCAAGCGACTGAGGTATCTGCTGACCAGGCTCAGCCTCCACAAATAG